The Candidatus Spechtbacterales bacterium genome window below encodes:
- the holA gene encoding DNA polymerase III subunit delta: MIILLHGKDTFRSRQKLKELEVAYQQKHKTGFSFEKIDGFSTDMKQVKNALQSGSLFDSSKLVVLENVSANAGLKGEFADWQGLRSFKGDKDNTIILFENSSVEKDKDYKKIIALADKKQEFKELGVAETARWFFAYYANRSPVSLDIIKEVVSLCRGDMWFIYNELNKIRAYSHGRKITKKTLDAVSVGGAEAQIFPTIDAIFRGDTNKAFYNLLLQWRAGEAPEYVFYMIVRQLKIIAQVKEQKDLGVSPDLIAKKIGEHPFVVKKTLSIVGLFSWPKIKDLYSRVGSLDVKSKTGQIDVYLSCELLSAAVAS, from the coding sequence ATGATAATACTTCTTCACGGCAAGGATACATTTAGAAGCCGTCAAAAATTAAAAGAGCTTGAGGTGGCCTATCAACAAAAACACAAAACCGGTTTTTCGTTTGAAAAAATAGACGGCTTTAGTACAGATATGAAACAAGTAAAAAACGCGCTTCAGAGCGGGTCTCTTTTTGACTCGTCAAAACTTGTGGTTTTAGAGAATGTGTCCGCAAACGCGGGACTTAAGGGTGAGTTTGCAGATTGGCAGGGTCTTAGGAGCTTTAAAGGAGATAAAGATAATACAATAATTTTATTTGAAAATTCTTCTGTTGAAAAAGATAAGGATTATAAAAAAATTATCGCCCTCGCGGATAAAAAACAGGAATTTAAAGAATTGGGCGTAGCGGAAACTGCGAGATGGTTTTTTGCATATTATGCTAACAGAAGTCCTGTGTCTCTGGATATAATAAAGGAAGTAGTTAGTTTGTGTAGAGGGGATATGTGGTTTATATATAATGAACTAAATAAAATACGCGCATATAGCCATGGGCGGAAGATAACAAAAAAAACACTGGATGCTGTGTCTGTTGGAGGTGCGGAGGCGCAAATTTTTCCTACAATAGACGCAATATTTAGAGGTGATACAAACAAAGCTTTTTATAATCTGCTTTTGCAGTGGCGCGCTGGAGAAGCTCCCGAATATGTATTTTATATGATAGTTCGTCAGCTTAAAATTATAGCCCAAGTAAAAGAACAAAAAGACTTAGGCGTTTCTCCTGATTTAATTGCAAAAAAAATAGGAGAACATCCTTTTGTTGTTAAAAAAACACTGAGTATTGTCGGCTTGTTTTCCTGGCCTAAAATAAAAGACCTCTACTCAAGGGTAGGGTCTTTAGATGTAAAAAGTAAAACGGGTCAAATTGATGTCTACTTATCTTGCGAACTGCTTTCGGCGGCGGTAGCGTCCTGA